Proteins from a genomic interval of Antedon mediterranea chromosome 5, ecAntMedi1.1, whole genome shotgun sequence:
- the LOC140049701 gene encoding uncharacterized protein, whose product MISSQATEIEQLQRQVRQLTATNKKLNFQMSLSTSPITPSPSKQTDSPKPPQIRPRATPIELDFFSTDSDDEPFLKSVDLLERQETPKKTMKPKKRRLVKHKKGHTSTYSTDVEHTPATVLPVLPTPELTPAAGSTQSLPQDVPMIHYGPKRHGIVQTTYDVNENTVPHHIQHFQPKGLFNQNNLCQYCLAYRFEKETIGFCCKQGKVDLPSLPDLPEYIRTLFDQQSFLNNIRAYNNAMALASIGVNEERLPGYSPTFKVHGKVYHYIGSLLPDSPASPKFAQLYFYDATEDQQAHQRCTNSPTHLTPTMLKGLQETLRTSNPYIASMKSVIELPNLSSKKLILSTKNKPSAGHNRKYNLPQTNEIAVLQLNESCNTTDIILHLRGGGLTRIYDIHRSYDPLHYIIMFPRGADGYHDDMKLQNDKRMSPTNYYCYRLQTRKDQFNTISKCRRLMQQYAVDAFSKAERQRLRWARNNQKVLRAEKYKCLIDAVNRQDNVRNLGKVIVLPPTIYGSPRWYAQQYQDAMALMRTYGKPDYFITFTCNPKWQEIIDSIHPGEKPQDRPDICNRAFNNRLRFFLDDLFKLDILGNIVAYTLMTEFQKRGLPHVHIVAILAKEDKPRNPADIDKIVCAEIPVASDNPRLHNIITTCMIHGPCGHHDISAPCMKTDKGLIKCDKHFPKPLRSHTIMSPDTGAIYRRRSPVEGGQTATVKRRTTTHTVDNTFVVPYNPILTLKYNAHINIEIVTTIKAVKYIYKYITKGNDRVMVKLPSGEDAHDEIESFANARYISASEAIWRLYEFPLTRRHPAVKKLPIHLEHDQMGYFNPDDSNGLQNAINKSEKTMLTAFFDLNSKTASDLIYPNIVSRYIYTNHVWQPRKRHTSRNDHLCDTIGRLPVINLNAHQKELYFLRILLLHILNPTSFIDLRTVSGITYDTNHAACVALGLYEDDSEIDKAMEEAASIQFGNTIRQVFATILLYIVPCNPNQFFNRHVQILTEDFQRRDHTTTPTQSQINEALTLINHVLQRGGKSLEHFNLPTPDPETNAASQVIREETTYENSQLKMILDSNLPLLNKPQRDVYNSVVDSTVNRKGTLFHLDAPGGTGKTFTINLILAEIRRRGLIALAVATSGIAATLLPNGRTIHSRFKVPLKVNDNSTCNISIQSPLACLIKDTSLIVIDEVTMANKHVFETVDREGTKEEIDKDTIALPDHFFSTATSLQQFCQEIFPGITKNISHTTLCSNAIICPTNENVTKVNDCFINLFPGPVTTYLSYDSVQDEAEHQYPTEFLNDLFLPSLPPHKLILKPGIPVMLLRNIDPKNGHCNGARYIVKTLLDRVIHASIAMGPHKGKNLLIPRFKLSPDDPTLPFVLTRKQFPIRVCFSITSNKSQGQTLNRIGIFLDQQFFTHGQLYVSLSRVGHPDNIKIYNPHSVIRNQVSNIVYKEVL is encoded by the exons ATGATATCGTCGCAGGCTACAGAAATTGAACAACTTCAGCGCCAGGTGCGGCAGCTAACAGCTACCAATAAGAAGCTTAACTTTCAGATGTCCCTGTCAACCTCACCAATAACCCCTTCACCAAGTAAACAAACGGACTCACCAAAGCCACCACAAATTAGACCTAGAGCAACACCTATTGAACTGGACTTTTTTAGTACAGACAGCGACGACGAACCATTTTTGAAGTCTGTGGACTTGCTGGAAAGACAAGAAACACCCAAGAAAACTATGAAGCCTAAAAAACGGAGGCTGGTCAAGCACAAAAAAGGCCATACATCAACTTA TTCTACCGATGTAGAGCATACGCCAGCAACAGTTCTGCCAGTACTACCCACTCCCGAACTAACCCCAGCGGCCGGCAGTACTCAATCTCTGCCTCAAGACGTACCAATGATTCATTATGGTCCAAAAAGACATGGTATTGTCCAGACTACTTATGATGTCAACGAGAACACAGTGCCTCACCACATTCAACACTTTCAACCAAAAGGACTCTTCAACCAAAATAACCTATGCCAGTATTGCTTGGCATACCGATTTGAAAAAGAAACAATAGGATTCTGCTGCAAACAAGGAAAGGTTGACTTACCCTCTCTACCAGACCTTCCGGAATATATCAGAACACTATTTGACCAGCAATCATTCCTCAATAACATCAGAGCATACAACAATGCTATGGCCCTTGCATCAATAGGTGTTAATGAGGAGCGCCTACCTGGATATTCGCCGACATTCAAAGTCCACGGTAAAGTGTATCACTATATAGGTTCGTTACTTCCTGACTCACCAGCATCCCCAAAATTTGCTCAACTCTACTTCTATGACGCGACAGAAGACCAACAGGCTCACCAAAGGTGTACCAATTCACCCACACATCTAACCCCAACTATGCTAAAGGGACTTCAAGAGACACTACGAACCAGCAATCCATACATAGCAAGTATGAAATCTGTGATTGAATTGCCAAACCTGTCCTCCAAAAAATTAATACTGTCAACCAAAAACAAACCCAGTGCAGGGCATAacagaaaatacaatttaccaCAAACCAATGAAATAGCCGTATTACAGCTCAATGAATCATGCAATACTACTGACATTATTCTTCATCTCCGCGGAGGTGGGCTCACACGGATATATGACATACATCGTTCATACGATCCTCTCCATTATATCATCATGTTTCCCCGCGGTGCAGACGGTTACCATGACGACATGAAGCTGCAGAATGACAAACGGATGTCGCCTACCAACTATTACTGCTACCGGCTACAGACACGTAAAGATCAGTTCAACACCATTTCAAAATGCCGCCGACTTATGCAACAGTATGCTGTTGATGCTTTCTCAAAGGCAGAGCGTCAAAGACTTCGCTGGGCTCGCAACAATCAGAAGGTTCTCAGGGCTGAAAAATATAAATGCCTCATTGACGCAGTAAACAGGCAAGATAATGTACGCAACTTAGGAAAAGTGATTGTGCTTCCACCTACAATTTACGGAAGTCCCAGATGGTATGCGCAACAATACCAAGACGCAATGGCATTAATGCGGACGTACGGCAAGCCGGATTATTTCATTACGTTTACATGTAATCCAAAGTGGCAAGAAATTATCGACTCCATTCATCCTGGTGAAAAGCCACAAGACCGACCGGACATTTGTAACCGTGCATTTAACAACCGGCTCCGGTTCTTCTTGGATGACCTGTTTAAACTAGACATTCTTGGAAACATTGTTGCCTACACACTTATGACAGAATTCCAAAAGAGAGGATTACCACATGTCCACATTGTTGCCATACTAGCTAAGGAAGATAAGCCCCGAAATCCAGCGGACATCGACAAAATTGTATGTGCTGAAATACCTGTCGCCTCGGACAATCCCCGCTTACATAACATTATTACTACCTGTATGATTCATGGACCGTGCGGCCACCACGATATATCAGCACCCTGCATGAAAACGGACAAAggtcttataaagtgtgacaaGCATTTTCCGAAACCACTCCGATCTCACACCATCATGAGTCCAGACACAGGTGCAATTTATCGCAGAAGGTCTCCCGTTGAAGGAGGACAAACAGCTACTGTTAAACGCCGAACAACCACTCACACAGTCGACAACACCTTTGTCGTACCGTACAATCCGATTCTTACCTTAAAATACAACGCACACATTAACATCGAAATAGTCACAACAATAAAGGCAGTGAAgtacatatacaaatacatcaCCAAGGGAAACGATAGAGTTATGGTTAAGTTACCGTCGGGAGAGGACGCACATGATGAAATAGAATCATTTGCAAATGCCCGTTATATTAGTGCGTCAGAAGCTATATGGCGGCTGTACGAGTTTCCACTCACCAGACGACATCCTGCCGTTAAGAAACTGCCTATCCATTTAGAACACGACCAAATGGGATATTTCAACCCTGACGACTCCAATGGATTGCAGAATGCTATCAACAAATCTGAAAAAACCATGCTAACCGCATTCTTTGACTTAAATTCTAAAACTGCGTCGGATCTCATATATCCAAACATCGTAAGCAGATATATATACACAAACCACGTATGGCAACCACGGAAACGACACACCTCAAGAAATGACCACTTGTGTGATACTATCGGCAGGTTACCAGTCATAAATTTAAATGCTCACCAGAAAGAACTATATTTCCTTCGCATATTACTGCTACACATTTTAAATCCTACCAGCTTCATTGATCTTCGCACTGTCAGTGGAATAACATATGACACTAACCATGCTGCCTGTGTTGCTTTAGGATTATATGAAGATGACAGTGAAATTGATAAAGCCATGGAAGAAGCTGCTTCTATCCAGTTTGGAAACACCATCCGACAGGTATTCGCTACAATATTGCTTTACATTGTCCCCTGTAATCCCAACCAATTCTTCAACAGACACGTACAGATTCTCACAGAGGACTTTCAACGTCGCGACCACACTACTACACCCACCCAATCACAAATCAATGAGGCCTTAACCCTCATAAACCACGTCCTTCAAAGAGGTGGGAAATCATTAGAACACTTCAATCTACCAACCCCAGACCCTGAAACAAATGCCGCATCCCAAGTCATACGTGAAGAAACAACATACGAAAACAGTCAGCTGAAAATGATCTTAGACTCAAACCTACCACTACTAAACAAACCACAACGTGATGTATACAATTCTGTCGTGGACTCTACCGTCAACCGAAAAGGTACACTCTTCCACTTAGATGCACCTGGTGGTACTGGCAAAACATTCACCATTAACCTCATCTTAGCCGAAATACGACGTCGGGGTCTCATTGCACTTGCTGTAGCTACAAGTGGTATCGCTGCAACACTCTTACCAAATGGTCGCACTATCCATTCTCGGTTTAAAGTCCCACTAAAAGTAAATGACAACTCAACCTGCAATATTTCGATACAGTCACCTTTGGCATGCTTAATTAAAGATACATCACTTATCGTTATTGATGAAGTCACGATGGCCAATAAGCACGTATTTGAAACAGTTGATC GAGAAGGTACAAAGGAGGAAATTGACAAAGATACAATCGCCCTACCAGACCATTTTTTTTCAACTGCTACTTCGCTACAGCAATTTTGTCAAGAAATATTTCCCGGAATTACCAAAAACATTTCCCATACTACACTTTGCTCTAACGCAATCATATGCCCAACAAACGAAAATGTAACAAAGGTCAATGACtgctttataaatttatttcccGGACCAGTTACAACATATCTCAGCTATGATTCGGTACAAGACGAGGCAGAACACCAATATCCAACAGAATTCTTAAACGATCTGTTCCTGCCTAGCCTACCTCCTCACAAGCTAATACTTAAGCCCGGTATTCCAGTAATGCTTTTACGAAACATAGACCCTAAGAATGGACACTGCAATGGAGCTAGATACATAGTCAAAACTCTACTAGACAGAGTCATCCATGCATCCATTGCTATGGGGCCACACAAAGGCAAAAACCTATTGATACCACGTTTTAAATTATCACCAGATGATCCGACACTACCCTTCGTTTTGACCAGAAAGCAGTTTCCTATTCGAGTATGCTTCAGTATCACATCTAACAAAAGTCAAGGTCAAACACTAAACAGAATTGGTATTTTTCTGGACCAACAGTTCTTTACCCATGGACAACTGTATGTATCTTTAAGCAGAGTTGGCCACCCAGACAACATCAAAATATACAATCCGCACTCAGTTATCAGGAACCAAGTGTCCAATATTGTCTACAAAGAGGTACTGTAA